The Paenibacillus sp. RC334 nucleotide sequence TGTCAGCATTACTTTATTCATCCGGTTCACAGACGATAGGAGTCACCATATTCAGTTTTGAGCAGGCCGGGGAGACCCTTTATTCTACTGCATTGTCTAGTCTGATCGTCGTTCTCATCGCGGCCGGGGGAGCCATTGTGCTGCTTGTTCAGAAATGGGCGACACGTAAGGGAGTGCGATCATGAGTATTGAAATAAAACAAATCAGCAAATCCTTTGCCAGCGCTCAGGCGCTTCATGTGATTGATTTAACCATTGAGGATGGCGAGTTTGTGGCGATTTTGGGACCATCCGGGTGCGGGAAAACAACACTTCTGCGTATCCTTGCCGGATTCGAGCAGCCTAGCTCCGGGCACATCAGCATGAATGGTAATATCGTAGCCGGAAATGGTATTCAGTTACCGCCGGAAAAAAGGCGTATCGGCATGGTTTTCCAGTCCTTCGCCTTGTGGCCACATATGAATGTGGCAGAGCATGTTCGTTTTCCAATCCGTACGCACAAAGAAACGCCTGCGCATATTAAGCAACATGAGCAGGAGCGGGTAGAGCAGGTGCTGGAGCTTGCGGGTCTTTCGCATTTGGCCTCCCGTATGCCGCATGAGCTGTCGGGCGGTCAGAAACAGCGGGTGGCGATTGCGCGTGCGATTGCCTCCGAGCCATCGCTGTTGCTGATGGATGAGCCGTTGAGCAGCCTGGATGCTATGCTTCGTATGGATATGCGACGTGAAATACAGGATGTTCACCGCAGAACTGGCTCTGCAATTGTTTATGTAACACATGATCAGGGAGAGGCATTGGCTATGGCGGACCGCATTGTTGTGATGAAGGAAGGACGTATTGAACAAGTAGGTACTCCACAGGATATTTATTTGCGCCCGCAGACCGAATTTGTCGCCAAGTTTGTGTCCAAAGCCAACCTTGTCGAAGGCCAGTGGATCAATAACCGTTTTATACCGGAAGGCAGCGTGAATACAGCATGGTCGGGATTGCCGATTAGCACGTATTTTAAAACACATGGACTGTATCCTGTGCGGCCTGATCAGTTCTCTCTTGCAAGAGAGGGTGAACAGGGAATCCCGGCGGAAATTGCCAATGTACAGTTTCAGGGTAAAGAATTTCATTATAATATTCGTAGCGGTACGCGACATTGGGAGGTCATATCGCCCTTGTCCTTTCAGTTAAATGAGAAGGTATCCTTGAGTCTTGCCTCTGGTGCAGAGCTGGAGGAATGATTTTTTCAAACCTGAGCATTTTGCATGAAGCATTGGGAATCGAATTATGCAAAATGCTAGCCTAAAAAAGCTTACTCGATGAGAGATTCCTTCTATCCATCAGTGAGCTTTTTTTAATATATTTATCTGTAAAATACGATACATTCATAGCGAGCACATACGTCATATTGGTAAACTACGAGCGTGAATAGGCAAACTTTTTGCGGAACAGGGAAGGGGAAATGCCCTCTCTTCTGGAAAAACAGGACGAAAATGCGATGCATGATGAAAACCGATTTCTTCTGAAATGCGGGCAATGGACCATGGGGTTTGCAGCAAAAATTCCATCGGGGTCATACCATATACCTTGAGCATGCTTTTAGTATGTTTTTGAAGTAGATGTGTCTCACTGTCCAGACATTCGTCCATATTCGCACATTCTCTCCAACTGTCGTAGGTCTGAAAATGAATCCAAAAAATTTCCGTATGTACCGGGCAAGAGGCTGCACCATAATGATCGGCATCCGGCCTGAGAGTGAGAGCATCGCCTGCGGTCAGTGTCCATTCCCTGTCGTTTTCACCGATAGACAGATTTCCCTCAACGACGACGATCAGATCAAACGCCCCGATATTACTTCGACTAATATGAGATTCACCAACAGGATAAGTGGCACGACCGCAGTCAACAAAATAAGGGATCGGCGGAGTCACAAAGTGTAATACATGTGAGATCACGCACAGCACCTCCAATTTGGATTGGAAATCCTGTCTTTCATATATAACAAATCTCCTTATTAATAAATTTTTTTACACAAATTGTTTTAATGATGTTAGTTCTATCGTTTAACCGGGTCTTTGCCCAAGCCCTTCGTGCGGTATAATAGACCGATACGTCTGTGGGCTTTTTTCCTGCGGAGAATTTGGGAACGGATGAACAAGGGAACAATATAACGAAAGGAGTGACGATGATGGATGAAAAGGATTGCCTGATGTTGTGCTACATTGCAGAAGAACATAGTCTGAAACGTGCCGCCGAGCGTTTGTATATTACACAACCCGCCTTGACCTACCGTCTGAACCAATTGGAAAAGGAGTTCGGGGTGCCGATTATCGTACGCGGGAACAGAGGAACGAAGCTGACCATGGAAGGGGAAAGATTGGCTGAGTATGCCAAACGAAATTTGAGAGAATTGACCGAATTAAAAGAAGCCGTTATTCACCTGAGAGGCGAGGTAAAAGGGACACTCCGGTTAGGGATTTCAAGCTACTACGGGCATTATCGGCTTCCGCCGATCTTAAAGAGCTTCAAGGATATTTATCCTGATGTGCAATTTTCCGTTACCTGCGGACTCAGCGCAGAAATTTATGAAATGCTTCGCGGAGATGAAATTCATCTGGGTGTCATTCGCAATGATTACCCTTGGTCTGAGGGAAAGCATCTTCTTCATGAGGAGCATATTTGCGTGATCTCCAAAGAAGCTGTAGAGCTTGAGCAATTGCCGGAGCTTCCGCTGATTCGTTATAAGGACCCGGGCAAACCGCAGCTTTCCGGCCACATGTATTCCTCGTTTAACGAATCGGTGCAGGCGTGGTGGAGTGAAATGTTGGGCAGGCCGCCACGGGTTTCCATGGAGGTGGACAGCTACGAAACCTGCAAGGAAATGGTCCGACACGGACTGGGATATTCCATCGTACCCGAAATATTTGTCTCTCCAAAGGATGAATTATATGCATTTAACTTAGTTCGTAAGAACGGGGAGCCTGTCCTGCGTCGAACATGGATGTTGTATAAAAATAAATCTAGCCACCTTATGGCAGTGGAGAGATTTATAGAATGGATGCTCCAGTCTTGACGTGATGAAGGCAGCTAATATACGTAATTTTTGGTTAAAAATGGCGTATTTCAAGAGATGTCATGTCATATATAAAATAATTTTAAGGATAAACCCAAAAAATATTAAATTTACTTCACTGGCATTCGCTTATACAATGTTGAATATTGATTGTATATTTATTCGTTATGACGAATGAAAGGCGGCATTCCATTGATGAACTCAACAACGAACGGACATAATGGCAAAACGCCATTCCATGAAGAGATTATGAAGGCTGTAGATGCGAAGGATCACGAATTACGGGAGCTTGCCCGAACGATACATAAACATCCTGAGCTAAGCTTTCATGAATATCAGGCACAGGGCTGGCTCACCAATACACTGGAACAGGCTGGTTTTGCTGTGGAAAAAGGCATTGCCGGACTGGAAACCTCCTTCCGTGCGGTATGGGAAGGGAAATCCGGCGGACCCACAATCGCTCTGCTGGCTGAATATGATGCACTTCCAGCCATCGGACATGCCTGCGGACACAACCTGATTTGTACCGCATCAGTGGGGGCCGCTATAGCTCTGAAGGAAGCGATGCCGGATCTTCCCGGACGCATCGTGGTGTTAGGCACACCAGCCGAGGAGGAAGGCGGCGGCAAAATCATCATGTGCGAGCATGGCGTGTTCGACGGCATTGACGCCGTAATGATGGTGCATCCGCAGAGCAAAACGATGGTTTTGCGCGGTGGATTGGCTTGCGTGGATGCCACGTTTACGTTTCATGGCAAGCAGGCCCATGCCGCTTCCTCCCCAGAGAAGGGCATCAGCGCACTGGATGCCATGATTAATGCCTTTGTGGCGATTAATTCAGTTCGCCAGTTCGTCACCAGCGACGTGCGTATCCACGGCATTATTACAAAGGGCGGAGATGCCCCGAATGTTGTGCCGGAGCTGTGCGAGGCCGTATTTATTTTGCGGGCGCAAACCGTTGTCGGCCTGGCAGAAGTGCGGAGCAAGGTGTATCGCGCTGTTCGTGCGGCGGCAGAAGGCATGGGCGCCACCGTGGACATTGCCGAGGGACTTATTTATGCGGAGCGCAATACGAACAAGAAGCTGGCCGCTTTGTTCCAGAACAATCTGGAGCAGCTCGGTCTGGAGGTACACGAGCCGCCTGCGCAAGGGGGGATCGGTTCGTCGGATATCGGCAATGTCAGTCAGATTACCGCAGCGATTCATCCTTACATCCGATTGGGTGACGCATCCACGCATACGCCGGAATTTGCCCAGCTTGCGGGAGCGGAGGAAGGCATGATTGAAATGAATTATGCCGCCAAAGCGCTGGCATTAACGGCTTATGATCTCGTGACCGATCCGGTGGCTTTGAGAGAGGTACGGACTGAATTTGAACAGTGGCAAGCGCAGAGAAACGGGGGAGCATCCGAATGAGTAGCAACACGGCCGTACCGAGCGGCCCGAAAAAATGGCTGAAAATGCCGCATACCTTTGTCATTCTTATTTTTCTGACCTTAGTGGCCGGGATATTGACCTATGTCGTCCCCGCCGGAGAGTTTGAACGGGTTAAAAATGAAACAACCGGCAAAACGCTTCTCGTTCCCGGTTCGTACGCTCATGTCGATCCGAATCCGGTTACGCTGTGGGATATTCCAAAATCCATCGTATCCGGTCTGGTCGATTCTGCCGATGTGGTCTTTTTCATTCTGATCATCGGCGGTGTTTTTCAGATTATTACGTCCTCGGGAACGATTGAGGCGGTCACGGGAAGAGTCGCAAGATCTTTTTCCAACAAAGGTATATGGGTGATTCCGGTATTTATTACCCTGTTTTCCGTGGGCGGTTTTACGATGGGCATGTCCACCGAGGTTATGGTATTCGTGCCGATTGGTATTGCTATCGCCCGGGCGTTGAAATTTGATGCGATGACGGGTACGGCCATGATTTCACTGGGGGCTTCCTGTGGATTTACTGCCGGGCTGCTGAATCCGTTTAATGTCGGCTTGGCACAGGCGATTGCGCAAATTCCTATTTTTTCAGGGCTGTGGCTTCGTGCCATCCTGTTGGTCATCCTGATCGTCATTACGAGCTTATATATTATGCGTTATGCCAGTAAAGTGAAGAAAAGCCCGGAAATCAGCCTTGTTTACGAATTGGAAAAGAGCGCTGAAGACAAGCCAGTGGATCTATCCAATCTGCCTTCCATACAGCTTAAGCATATCCTGATCATTTTGACCGTTGTAGTAAGCTTCGCGATGTTGATCTGGGGAGTGTCCAAAAAGGATTGGTGGATGGAAGAACTGGCTGCCCTGTTTCTTTCGATGGGAGTCATTTCCGGCTTTTGCGCAGGCTACGGGCCAAGTCGCATTGCGACAGAGTTTGCCAAAGGGGCCAAGGATATCACCTATGGTGCGCTGATTATCGGTTTTGCACGTTCCATCGTGGTTGTACTGGATCACGGCAATGTGATTGATTCCATCGTTAACAGCCTTGCTATCATGGTGGGACATTTGCCTGAATCGGTACAAGTGCTGGGTATGTATGTGTTCCAAAACATTATGAACGTATTCATCACCTCCGGTTCGGGAATGGCCGCAACGACGATGCCGATTATGGTGCCGCTGTCCGATCTGCTCGGCATTACACGGCAGACGACGGTGCTTGCCTTCCAATTGGGAGACGGATTTTCGAACATGATTTTGCCTACTTCCTCAGCCTTAATGGGAAGCTTGGCTGTATCGGGCATTCCGTATCAGAAATGGGTTCGCTTCTTTTGGCCGCTACTGGCTGTCTGGTTCGTACTGGGTGCAGTATTCGTAGTTGTCGCCCAAATTATCGGATATCACTAAACTATAACTCTGTAAATACTTTTCAGCCCTCATCTTGCCGTGTTCGTATAGGCTTGGTGGGGGCTGTTTTATGTGAAACGGCAAACAACACGGATTTGTGAAGAGAAATCCCCGGATATTTAAACGCTTTTGGAAGAACGGCAAAACTATAATAATAAGGAATTTAAATTATGTAAGCGCAATCATTTTGGGTATTTGCTTGTCATCACAACACAATTGAGGAGGACGACTTGGATGGCTCAAAGGAAAGGCGCATGGCGAAAGGGAACCTTGACCGCCGCGTTGGCAACGATGCTGGCGATGACGGGTACAACTGTGGGGATGGCGGCAGAAGCTCCATCTGAACCGGAGCTTCAGGCAGCATCGGCTGTTGCCGTCGAACAGAACCGAAGTGGCAGCATCCAACTGGAAAAGCTGGATCGGGGACTGGTGGCTGCGGTGACGCCGGAGGGTGTATTTCTAAGCTGGCGGCTGCTGGCGCAGGAAGTGAATGGTTACGGCCCAACGGGGCTGACAGGCGCGAATTTTAATGTATACCGTGACGGTAAAAAAGATCGCGACGGTGACCGACAGCACCAACTATGTGGATAAAGAAGGAAGCGGAAATGCAGTCTACAGGGTGGCTTCAGTCGTTAATGGACGGGAAAAGGATCGCAGCGCCAAAGTGACGCCGTGGCAGCAGGGTTACTACGAGCTGCCTCTTCAAAAGCCCGCCGATGGAGCAACACCCGCAGGTGAGTCCTATACCTACTCTGCAAATGATATGAGTGTGGGGGATGTGGACGGAGACGGACAATATGAATTTTTTGTAAAATGGGACCCGTCGAACTCCAAGGACGTTTCTCAGAAGGGCTATACCGGAAATACGTATGTCGATGCATATACAGTTGAGGGCAAGCTGTTATATCGGATCGACCTAGGTGTGAATATTCGGTCAGGTGCACATTATACACAGATGATAGTGTACGATTTTGATGGCGACGGCAAAGCCGAGCTGATGTTCAAAACGGCTCCGGGTACCAAAACGATTACTTTTGACAAGAAGGGCAAGCCAAAAAAAGAAACATATATTACCCTGCCCCGTGAGGATCGCAAAGCAGGGATTACGCATAAGGACGATTACCGTTTAAGCCGCACGGATTATTACGAGCATGTGGTGAACATGTTCATGAACTGGACGAAGCATGAAGAAGTGGTCAAAGGGAAATGGCCTGCTACGCTGGAGGAATGCTTTGGTATCGCTCCAAAGTATAGCTATCCGTTATCCCGTAAAGATGCGGAAAGTTTGACCGACTATTTTATGGATGTATACGCGCCTGCGCGGAGCGACAAAAACAAGCTGAGAGAGTTCGAAGGCTTCATTGTGGATGGACCGGAATATTTAACCATTTTCAAAGGAAAAACGGGAGCAGAGCTGGACACTGTCCGCTATGAGCCGGAGCGTCATGACGATGGCCTCATGTGGGGCGATTACGCCATGGCCCGGATTGAACCCGCCAACCGGGTGGATCGTTTTCTGGCAGGCGTGGCTTACTTGGACGGACGCAAACCGTACGCTGTATTTGCACGCGGGTACTATACTCGTTCCACGCTGGTCACCTACACATGGGACGGTCGCCATCTCCAAAAGAACTGGATGGTGGACAGCGGCTGGGCGCCAATGACGAATCCATTTAACGATAGCCCGCACGGGCGTGATGGAACGGACCCGAAATTCGGAACCTTGACCACACAGGGAGCCCATTCGCTGAGCGTGGCGGATGTGGATGGTGACGGCAAGGACGAAATCGTATACGGCTCTGCCACCATCGACCATGACGGTAGCCTGCTGTACAGCTCGTTCGATGTCATGCCATCGGAAAGTGCGATTCCCGGCGAAACAGCCCGTTTGGGTCACGGCGATGCGCTGCATGTGACGGATATTGACCCTGATCGGCCAGGGAAAGAAATCTTTATGGTGCATGAGGGCGGCACCTATGCTCCTTATGGCTATTCGCTGCGGGATGCCAAAACGGGTAAAGTCATCTACGGTGGATATTCCGGCAAGGATACAGGCCGGGGAATGATCGGGGACATAGACCCTGAACAGCGAGGGCTGGAAACCTGGGCTATAGGCTTATGGACCGCTGCCGGCAAGCAGCTTGATACCAAGATGCCTGGCACTAATATGAGTATCAAATGGGCGGCGGACATGACCACTCAAATCGTAAACGGGGCAATTGACGTAACTCCAACCATTGAGGACTGGAAACGGGGTACATTGCTGACCGCAACAGGAACGAAGACGAACAACTATACAAAAGGAACGCCATCACTGGTAGCCGATATTTTCGGAGATTGGCGGGAAGAAATGCTCGTCCGCACAGCGGATAGCTCGGCGATCCGTATCTATTTGAGCACTGAGCCTACGACGCATAAATTGTACACACTGATGCATGATCCGCAATATCGGGCGGATGTGGCCCGCCAAAATACGGGCTATAACCAGCCATCCTATACAAGCTTTTACTTCGCATCCGATATGGATTGGGCGAATGTGCCGATTCCCAAGCTCTACACCCCAAGAGCCGTAATTCAGGAAGAGAGTAGCGATGAGGTGGATGAGGCAGAGACCTCGGAGACAAATGCGAAGGAAATAGAGGCAGAGTCGGCGGAATCAACAAAGGATTTATAAAAGAATAGACTAGGCTTTCCCTGTATTAATATATAAGTTGAACTGGAAATGTACATGAGGCGCCACTACGCAGGCGGATGGTGCTTCCCATCGCTGTTGCCCCCGGATTTCCTGAATGAACGCACAATGTTTGAAATCCGGGGGCAAAGGCGACCGCTCCGCTTGTACAGCACCATTCCGCCTACTCCGTTTTCCATGTTAATTTTCTAAAATAATAAGGAACTTCTAACGGAGTTCCTTATTATATTTAGAAGTATCTATTATTATAATAAAAAAAATTGACAAACCGACTTTATAGTTTCTAACAAAGCCTTCTAATTACATATTTCACCTCTTTAAATAATAAAAAGTTGAAAGGTAAGCCAACGAAGTAATAAAATTACTGCCAAATAAAATTCGCTTTTCCCCACAGGCTTCTGGAATTTTGAAGCTTGATTCGACCATGCTGGCAACCATAATGCTTCTTCTAGATTATGTAGTGTAATAGCAAATAAAAATAAAATAACTAATTATTCCAATAGAAAACCTTCTCTATACATTCTGTTTTTTTACTTTAAACCTTCTGTGTTACAACGTTAATTCCTTGTTCAACAAAACTCCCTTTAGTTGATTAGGGCTTAACTGATCATTCTGAATTTTGATACTTGTATCCATATCCGATTAGGTGATTGTCTAATATTAATTAACTGTCATTTTCATGAAATTAAAAATAGGCATACTCACACTTCAATAAAGTTGAAGAGTACAGACAGGCACATACCAAAAGAGTCATAACTTGATTAGCCTTACAACCTTGATTTAATATTAAAAAATGCAAATTAACGATGAGGTGAAAATAATGAAATTCAATGAATTTTACGTTGGCTAAATTTTTAAAACGAAGTCCATAAAAATAACTAAAGAAAATATCACTAAATTTGCGGCAGAGTTTGACCCACAATATATGCACTTGGATGAGGAGAAAGCAAAACAAGGTAGATTCAATGGAATAATTGCTTCAGGAATACAAACAATTGCTGTTTCATTCAAATTGTGGGTTGAAACTGGGAGTTATGGTGATGATGTAATCGCTGGAACAGCTATGAATAATCTTAAATTCTTAAAGCCAGTTTATCCAGGTGACGAATTGTATACAGTAGTCGAGGTTATTGCAGTAAATGAGAAGAATAATGGAACAGGAATAGTTACAGTTTTGTTGTCAACATATAACAATAAAGATGTGAAAGTTTTCGAAGGGGAGTTATCTGTTCTCATTAATAAATAAAATATTATCAGTTATATTGTCCCGAACTGAGGACAATAACTGATATCGTTGGACTCATTCGTTATTGAGGAAGAGAAAGTCT carries:
- a CDS encoding ABC transporter ATP-binding protein, translating into MSIEIKQISKSFASAQALHVIDLTIEDGEFVAILGPSGCGKTTLLRILAGFEQPSSGHISMNGNIVAGNGIQLPPEKRRIGMVFQSFALWPHMNVAEHVRFPIRTHKETPAHIKQHEQERVEQVLELAGLSHLASRMPHELSGGQKQRVAIARAIASEPSLLLMDEPLSSLDAMLRMDMRREIQDVHRRTGSAIVYVTHDQGEALAMADRIVVMKEGRIEQVGTPQDIYLRPQTEFVAKFVSKANLVEGQWINNRFIPEGSVNTAWSGLPISTYFKTHGLYPVRPDQFSLAREGEQGIPAEIANVQFQGKEFHYNIRSGTRHWEVISPLSFQLNEKVSLSLASGAELEE
- a CDS encoding AraC family ligand binding domain-containing protein, with product MISHVLHFVTPPIPYFVDCGRATYPVGESHISRSNIGAFDLIVVVEGNLSIGENDREWTLTAGDALTLRPDADHYGAASCPVHTEIFWIHFQTYDSWRECANMDECLDSETHLLQKHTKSMLKVYGMTPMEFLLQTPWSIARISEEIGFHHASHFRPVFPEERAFPLPCSAKSLPIHARSLPI
- a CDS encoding LysR family transcriptional regulator, with the protein product MMDEKDCLMLCYIAEEHSLKRAAERLYITQPALTYRLNQLEKEFGVPIIVRGNRGTKLTMEGERLAEYAKRNLRELTELKEAVIHLRGEVKGTLRLGISSYYGHYRLPPILKSFKDIYPDVQFSVTCGLSAEIYEMLRGDEIHLGVIRNDYPWSEGKHLLHEEHICVISKEAVELEQLPELPLIRYKDPGKPQLSGHMYSSFNESVQAWWSEMLGRPPRVSMEVDSYETCKEMVRHGLGYSIVPEIFVSPKDELYAFNLVRKNGEPVLRRTWMLYKNKSSHLMAVERFIEWMLQS
- a CDS encoding M20 family metallopeptidase encodes the protein MNSTTNGHNGKTPFHEEIMKAVDAKDHELRELARTIHKHPELSFHEYQAQGWLTNTLEQAGFAVEKGIAGLETSFRAVWEGKSGGPTIALLAEYDALPAIGHACGHNLICTASVGAAIALKEAMPDLPGRIVVLGTPAEEEGGGKIIMCEHGVFDGIDAVMMVHPQSKTMVLRGGLACVDATFTFHGKQAHAASSPEKGISALDAMINAFVAINSVRQFVTSDVRIHGIITKGGDAPNVVPELCEAVFILRAQTVVGLAEVRSKVYRAVRAAAEGMGATVDIAEGLIYAERNTNKKLAALFQNNLEQLGLEVHEPPAQGGIGSSDIGNVSQITAAIHPYIRLGDASTHTPEFAQLAGAEEGMIEMNYAAKALALTAYDLVTDPVALREVRTEFEQWQAQRNGGASE
- a CDS encoding Na+/H+ antiporter NhaC family protein translates to MSSNTAVPSGPKKWLKMPHTFVILIFLTLVAGILTYVVPAGEFERVKNETTGKTLLVPGSYAHVDPNPVTLWDIPKSIVSGLVDSADVVFFILIIGGVFQIITSSGTIEAVTGRVARSFSNKGIWVIPVFITLFSVGGFTMGMSTEVMVFVPIGIAIARALKFDAMTGTAMISLGASCGFTAGLLNPFNVGLAQAIAQIPIFSGLWLRAILLVILIVITSLYIMRYASKVKKSPEISLVYELEKSAEDKPVDLSNLPSIQLKHILIILTVVVSFAMLIWGVSKKDWWMEELAALFLSMGVISGFCAGYGPSRIATEFAKGAKDITYGALIIGFARSIVVVLDHGNVIDSIVNSLAIMVGHLPESVQVLGMYVFQNIMNVFITSGSGMAATTMPIMVPLSDLLGITRQTTVLAFQLGDGFSNMILPTSSALMGSLAVSGIPYQKWVRFFWPLLAVWFVLGAVFVVVAQIIGYH
- a CDS encoding MaoC/PaaZ C-terminal domain-containing protein, translated to MFKTKSIKITKENITKFAAEFDPQYMHLDEEKAKQGRFNGIIASGIQTIAVSFKLWVETGSYGDDVIAGTAMNNLKFLKPVYPGDELYTVVEVIAVNEKNNGTGIVTVLLSTYNNKDVKVFEGELSVLINK